ATCTGAACCAAATTACTCAGGCCTTTAAGGCTCACTTCAGTCACTGCATCATCCTGTAGTTTGTTCCCCTGAAGGTCCAGCAGGGTGAGACGGTTCAGCCCAGAGAAGACACCAGCTGGGATCTTTGAGATCTTGTTCCTGGAGAGGCGCAGTTGCTCCAGCTTTGGTGGGAGTGGGGAGGGTACAGAAGTCAGCAGGTTGTCATCCATGTAGAGGTGCACCAGACTGGTCATGGCTTTGAGGGCGTTGTCCTCAACACCCTCGTTTGAGATCTTGTTGCGGTTGAGGTTGATCCACTTAAGTTGTGTGGCATTGCGGAGGGCATCAGCGGAAAGCACCTCAATGAGGTTGTTCTGCAGGTACAGGTACCAGGTGAAAGGAGGAATTGTGGGGATGTGTTTCAGACTCCGGTTGTCACAGTAGACAGCGTTGGGAAAGTTTGGAGGACAGCGGCACTCTTTGGGACACGCCTGCAGCTGGGACAGCATGTGTTCGTAAGGCATTTCCTGAGAGCTCACTGAGA
This portion of the Pygocentrus nattereri isolate fPygNat1 chromosome 1, fPygNat1.pri, whole genome shotgun sequence genome encodes:
- the kera gene encoding keratocan isoform X2, coding for MEMFFTTLAVLLLAVSVSSQEMPYEHMLSQLQACPKECRCPPNFPNAVYCDNRSLKHIPTIPPFTWYLYLQNNLIEVLSADALRNATQLKWINLNRNKISNEGVEDNALKAMTSLVHLYMDDNLLTSVPSPLPPKLEQLRLSRNKISKIPAGVFSGLNRLTLLDLQGNKLQDDAVTEVSLKGLSNLVQINLAKNQLNTMPPGLPPTTTQLYLDGNNIEKIPDEYFKGLPKIAFLRLNRNKLANGGFRRNVFNISSMLDLQLSYNQISEVPFIPSSLEHLHLDHNKIKSVNGSEVCPVSSAMLNAYFEERGPRLRYLRLDGNEIKPPISRELMVCFRLLRAVVI